A part of Leifsonia xyli subsp. xyli str. CTCB07 genomic DNA contains:
- a CDS encoding ABC transporter ATP-binding protein encodes MSSDTTSAPRRRSPFARRGKEDGPRARFSQLFPYLLEHRGALSFVVVLSVLGAAASLAQPLLVSQVITVVGKGEPLGALVWGLVALVVAAGLISGYQHYLLQRTGEGVVLSSRRKLVARMLRLPISEFDTRRTGDLVSRVGSDTTLLRAVLTQGLVEAIGGSLTFVGALIAMLIIDPVLLGLTVLVVAVSVVVVTTLSGRIRVASQKAQAKVGDLAAAVERAIGSVRTIRAANATEREIAAVDEDATGAWKMGVQVAKISALVVPIAGIAMQVSFLVVLGVGGFRVASGEITVANLVAFILFLFMMVLPLGQAFGAIAAVNSALGALGRIQEILDLPTEDQFDRDIAPLALTVGTANVSLDPDVPAIEFAEVVFAYPSASVARAKATEPDDAEPIARSGAEAAAGGRDVPPGPRGGVLHGVSFSAPRGKRTALVGPSGAGKSTILALIERFYDPEAGEVRFGGRDVRTLDRESLRSQIGYVEQDAPVLAGSIRDNLVLAAPHASDERCVEVLHAVNLTEVLERSDEGLGAPVGEDGIMLSGGERQRLAIARALLAAPPVLLLDESTSSLDGRNEKLMREAIDAVAEDRTLLVIAHRLSTVVDSDQIVVLDHGRVAGIGTHSELVASTPLYRDLAKHQLLV; translated from the coding sequence ATGAGCTCTGACACGACCTCCGCTCCCCGCCGCCGCTCTCCCTTCGCCCGGCGCGGGAAAGAGGACGGACCGCGCGCGCGGTTCAGCCAGCTGTTCCCCTACCTCCTGGAGCACCGCGGCGCGCTGTCGTTCGTCGTGGTGCTGAGCGTGCTCGGCGCCGCCGCCAGCCTGGCCCAGCCGTTGCTCGTCAGCCAGGTGATCACGGTCGTCGGGAAGGGCGAGCCGCTCGGCGCTCTGGTCTGGGGGCTGGTGGCGCTGGTCGTGGCGGCCGGGCTGATCTCGGGATACCAGCACTACCTGCTGCAGCGGACCGGAGAGGGCGTTGTGCTGTCGTCGCGGCGGAAGCTGGTGGCGCGGATGCTGCGACTGCCGATCAGCGAGTTCGACACCCGGCGCACCGGCGACCTCGTCTCCCGGGTCGGCTCGGACACGACGCTGCTCCGCGCCGTCCTCACGCAGGGTCTGGTGGAGGCGATCGGCGGCTCGCTGACCTTCGTGGGCGCGCTGATCGCGATGCTGATCATCGACCCCGTCCTCCTCGGCCTGACGGTGCTGGTGGTCGCGGTGTCCGTGGTGGTCGTGACGACACTGTCGGGACGCATCCGCGTGGCAAGTCAGAAGGCGCAGGCGAAGGTGGGCGACCTGGCCGCTGCCGTGGAGCGCGCGATCGGCTCCGTGCGGACGATCCGGGCCGCGAACGCGACGGAGCGGGAGATCGCGGCGGTGGACGAGGATGCGACGGGCGCGTGGAAGATGGGCGTCCAGGTCGCGAAGATCTCGGCGCTGGTGGTGCCGATCGCCGGGATCGCGATGCAGGTGTCGTTCCTGGTCGTGCTCGGGGTCGGCGGCTTCCGGGTGGCGAGCGGGGAGATCACGGTGGCGAACCTGGTGGCGTTCATCCTGTTCCTGTTCATGATGGTCCTGCCGCTCGGGCAGGCGTTCGGGGCGATCGCGGCGGTGAACTCGGCGCTGGGGGCGCTGGGGCGCATCCAGGAGATCCTCGATCTGCCGACGGAAGATCAGTTCGACCGGGACATCGCGCCGCTGGCGCTGACGGTCGGCACGGCGAACGTGAGCCTGGACCCGGATGTTCCGGCGATCGAGTTCGCAGAAGTCGTCTTCGCGTATCCCTCGGCGTCCGTGGCGAGAGCGAAAGCGACGGAGCCGGACGACGCCGAGCCGATCGCGCGCAGCGGAGCGGAGGCGGCGGCCGGTGGCCGGGATGTTCCGCCAGGGCCGCGCGGGGGCGTGCTGCACGGGGTCAGCTTCTCAGCGCCGCGCGGGAAGCGGACCGCGCTGGTCGGACCGTCCGGTGCGGGCAAGTCGACCATCCTGGCTCTGATCGAGCGCTTCTACGACCCCGAGGCCGGCGAGGTGCGCTTCGGCGGGAGGGATGTGCGCACCCTCGACCGCGAATCCCTCCGCTCCCAGATCGGCTACGTCGAGCAAGACGCTCCCGTGCTGGCCGGCTCGATCCGCGACAACCTCGTGCTCGCGGCGCCGCACGCGAGCGACGAGCGCTGTGTGGAGGTGCTGCACGCCGTGAACCTGACCGAGGTCCTGGAGCGTAGCGATGAGGGGCTCGGCGCTCCGGTGGGCGAGGACGGCATCATGCTCTCGGGCGGCGAGCGCCAGCGGCTCGCGATCGCGCGGGCGCTGCTGGCCGCTCCCCCGGTTCTGCTGCTGGACGAGTCGACGTCCAGCCTGGACGGCCGGAACGAGAAGCTCATGCGCGAGGCGATCGACGCGGTGGCGGAGGACCGCACACTCCTCGTGATCGCCCACCGCCTCTCCACCGTCGTGGACAGCGACCAGATCGTCGTCCTGGACCACGGCCGGGTCGCCGGCATCGGCACCCACTCCGAGCTCGTCGCCTCCACTCCGCTCTACCGCGACCTCGCCAAGCACCAGCTCCTCGTGTAG